In Saccharicrinis fermentans DSM 9555 = JCM 21142, a genomic segment contains:
- a CDS encoding NAD(P)H-binding protein, with the protein MMKIAVTAASGNLGAAIVKRLVVEIGAENVIGIARTPEKASTLGVEIRKGDYNNKEDFLMALKGVDAVLLVSGMDHPDKRVGQHRNVIEAAKQNGVKKIVYTSIIGAEKGNAFSPIVASNRQTEEDVKNSGMQWAIGRNGIYIEPDLEYVDVYKKKGGIINCAADGKCGYTSRDELAYAYFKLLTNDDLLSGIYHLCGELVSQQQLTDAINKAYQLNLFYKSISVEDYIVERKAALGDFLGTIIGGIYEGIRTGKYELESDFEKVAKRNHKSLDEICRESASETGE; encoded by the coding sequence TAGCGGTTACTGCAGCAAGCGGAAATTTAGGTGCTGCCATTGTTAAAAGATTAGTAGTTGAAATAGGAGCGGAGAATGTGATTGGTATAGCTCGTACGCCCGAGAAAGCAAGTACTTTGGGTGTTGAAATTAGGAAGGGTGATTATAACAATAAAGAAGATTTTTTGATGGCTCTTAAGGGGGTTGATGCTGTTTTGTTGGTGTCGGGCATGGATCATCCGGATAAACGAGTTGGTCAACATCGTAATGTGATTGAGGCTGCCAAGCAAAATGGTGTTAAAAAAATTGTTTATACCAGTATTATTGGTGCCGAGAAGGGGAATGCTTTTAGCCCCATTGTGGCTAGCAATCGCCAAACCGAGGAGGATGTGAAAAATTCAGGCATGCAATGGGCTATAGGAAGAAATGGAATTTATATAGAGCCCGACCTGGAATATGTGGATGTTTATAAAAAAAAGGGTGGAATAATTAATTGTGCAGCTGATGGTAAGTGTGGTTATACTTCAAGAGATGAACTTGCATACGCGTACTTTAAGCTTCTTACAAATGATGATTTGCTATCAGGAATCTATCATTTGTGTGGTGAATTGGTAAGCCAACAACAACTAACGGATGCTATCAATAAAGCATATCAACTGAATTTGTTTTATAAGAGTATTTCTGTGGAAGATTATATTGTAGAACGCAAAGCTGCATTGGGCGATTTTTTAGGAACCATTATTGGCGGTATTTATGAAGGCATAAGGACGGGTAAATATGAGCTTGAGTCGGACTTTGAAAAAGTGGCCAAGCGCAATCATAAATCTTTGGACGAAATTTGTCGTGAGAGTGCTTCTGAAACAGGAGAATAA
- a CDS encoding carboxypeptidase-like regulatory domain-containing protein: MKIKFIYQILSSIVLFFSIGCTKEIKEEQFGNLHGTIVSLDSQSYTFAALNKATVKLQAGNYNVETTTDSTGLFEFNDIPIGTYNLFYSKEGYSTFIDYGVQVFGGLIPVQLNTISLYELLNEKIVIGDIKTNGVKGNYSSNLNIEIEYEKIEETNTMCLLLLSKNDNIDLQHYEYSFFKNIYFISDYFHLISDYEKFPENSKWYIKLYTVASKAYYFDPETGKKVYYTANTDMSSKGSFTISEAEEY, from the coding sequence ATGAAAATAAAATTTATATATCAAATCCTCTCGTCTATTGTCTTGTTTTTTTCCATAGGGTGCACCAAAGAGATTAAAGAGGAGCAATTCGGAAACCTTCATGGTACGATTGTATCATTAGACAGCCAGTCGTATACTTTTGCCGCTTTGAATAAGGCCACCGTAAAGTTACAGGCAGGAAATTATAATGTTGAAACAACAACAGATTCAACCGGATTGTTTGAGTTCAATGATATTCCCATTGGTACCTATAATTTGTTTTATTCGAAAGAAGGTTACTCGACATTTATTGATTATGGGGTTCAGGTTTTTGGAGGGCTTATTCCGGTACAGTTAAACACTATAAGTCTTTATGAGCTTCTGAATGAAAAAATTGTTATCGGTGATATTAAAACAAATGGTGTAAAAGGTAATTATTCTTCTAACTTAAATATTGAAATAGAATATGAAAAAATAGAAGAGACGAATACAATGTGTTTATTGTTATTAAGTAAAAATGATAATATTGACTTGCAACATTACGAATATTCATTCTTCAAAAATATTTATTTTATATCTGATTATTTTCACTTAATAAGTGATTACGAGAAATTTCCTGAGAATTCAAAATGGTATATTAAATTATACACTGTTGCCTCTAAAGCTTATTATTTTGATCCTGAAACAGGTAAAAAAGTCTATTATACTGCTAACACAGATATGTCCTCAAAAGGCTCATTTACTATATCTGAGGCTGAAGAATACTAG
- a CDS encoding carboxypeptidase-like regulatory domain-containing protein, with amino-acid sequence MKIMYKNLLFLSLTLALISCTEKEIDRLELQVKVKGKINLFSQFGEVMSDYSNVAITFTDTDKEFMAEVDSVGNYEITEFTTGSYNIFVTAPGFVTRKIEGVQFLGGDLWQLSNFSLAQPSTSIVSDLAITNKNGSLYLSGRIVNEQSPNTENFYRRIIIYFHDTSAVSPVNNTSSYVVYVAINEYNEFETELYGSALDSFYCVVCGVPDFYDFYYGGIGTPSNVVGYSNN; translated from the coding sequence ATGAAAATAATGTATAAAAACTTACTGTTTCTGTCTTTAACTCTTGCATTGATTTCATGCACAGAAAAGGAAATTGATAGGTTGGAATTGCAAGTCAAAGTAAAAGGTAAAATAAATTTGTTTTCTCAATTTGGTGAAGTAATGAGCGACTATTCCAATGTGGCCATAACTTTTACCGACACAGATAAGGAATTTATGGCAGAGGTTGATTCAGTAGGAAATTATGAAATAACTGAATTCACAACAGGATCGTATAATATTTTTGTCACAGCACCAGGTTTTGTGACAAGAAAAATTGAAGGGGTACAGTTTTTAGGTGGAGATTTATGGCAACTAAGTAATTTTAGCTTGGCTCAACCTTCTACATCAATTGTTTCAGACCTGGCAATAACTAATAAAAATGGTAGCTTATATTTAAGTGGCCGAATTGTCAATGAACAAAGTCCAAATACCGAAAATTTTTATCGGCGTATTATTATATATTTTCATGATACATCTGCAGTATCTCCGGTAAACAATACTTCATCGTATGTTGTGTATGTTGCTATAAATGAGTATAATGAGTTTGAAACCGAATTGTATGGAAGTGCGCTCGACAGTTTTTACTGTGTGGTGTGCGGGGTTCCGGATTTTTATGACTTCTACTATGGTGGTATTGGTACACCTTCTAATGTAGTAGGTTATTCTAATAATTAA
- a CDS encoding fibronectin type III domain-containing protein: MKCKILLISLCFLSLFSCTKDELRTLHDPDRIYVNVSYNNEPIEGAYVFVEPEKEVVTTNNLGIAVLNGSFDLADTVYAYNPLYGGAQAKVEKNDGTNYLNLQLRSSVLPDNVPVVQVVEPKDCDVFLPSETVSFNIDGTNVENNQDLKISITSSIDGVLFEGTLSEEGMLDISENDLSLGLHTLQINVTNTNGIKYSKVLRIQYGTPEKIQLLKAERRYGCVALSWEPSLSDDFKSYDIYISSDSQGEIGLKRIAQIEDRNCITYTDLFPPFKDEVYYSVRVRNYLELYSISNLIKVEQPNGEIIDLVPDDAFVTKNQKGLILWGKNEGKLLKYDLEELTIEFEKDLPSDIVAIDVDQEEDGNIYAVDGVGKIYVYSSQDLSLLKEISYNLSTFDIMYMGNDKVMLNSNYYSVWGESSHVVDLTNGNVVSKTGENSKLEFRKIPGENAAISITTNLMPAGMAYYEWDDDGEITISKNDSQHGSYPLSSEIFAISDLGSYCITHYNGVIYAADDKMTYLGELKDYGNLYYNYGSYCIKEAKDAIYGITYGYETGYDDIKLVKYSLSKMIQEEEYTMKGRPQYVLSTKDNIVIVSLFPENYRQVLVEFKEIK; this comes from the coding sequence ATGAAGTGTAAAATATTACTGATTAGTTTATGTTTCTTAAGCTTATTTTCTTGTACTAAAGACGAATTAAGAACTCTACATGATCCAGACAGAATATATGTTAATGTAAGTTACAACAATGAACCCATCGAAGGTGCATATGTGTTTGTTGAACCGGAAAAGGAAGTTGTAACAACCAATAACCTTGGAATAGCCGTACTAAACGGATCTTTCGATTTAGCAGATACCGTGTATGCATACAATCCTTTATATGGAGGTGCCCAAGCAAAAGTTGAAAAAAATGATGGAACGAATTATCTAAACCTTCAATTACGCTCTTCTGTTCTTCCTGACAATGTTCCTGTAGTTCAGGTGGTTGAACCAAAAGATTGCGATGTTTTTTTACCTAGCGAGACGGTTAGTTTTAATATTGACGGAACCAATGTTGAAAACAATCAGGATTTAAAAATAAGCATCACGAGTAGTATTGATGGTGTTTTATTTGAAGGGACTTTGTCTGAAGAGGGAATGCTTGATATTAGTGAGAATGATTTGTCGCTTGGATTACATACCCTACAAATAAATGTGACTAATACAAATGGTATAAAGTATAGCAAGGTTCTTCGTATTCAATATGGAACTCCAGAAAAAATTCAATTGTTAAAAGCAGAACGAAGATATGGTTGCGTAGCGTTAAGCTGGGAGCCAAGTTTAAGTGATGATTTTAAATCGTATGATATATATATTAGTAGCGATTCTCAAGGCGAAATAGGATTAAAAAGAATTGCACAAATCGAGGATAGAAACTGTATTACGTATACAGATTTATTTCCTCCATTTAAAGATGAAGTATATTATTCTGTGCGGGTGAGAAATTATTTAGAGCTATACAGTATCAGTAATTTAATAAAAGTTGAACAACCTAACGGAGAGATAATTGATCTTGTTCCTGATGATGCTTTTGTTACAAAGAACCAAAAAGGATTGATACTTTGGGGTAAAAACGAAGGAAAATTATTGAAATATGATTTAGAAGAGTTGACAATAGAATTCGAAAAAGATCTTCCTTCTGATATTGTTGCTATAGACGTTGATCAGGAAGAGGATGGGAATATTTATGCAGTTGATGGTGTAGGAAAAATATATGTTTATTCAAGTCAAGACCTCTCGCTACTGAAGGAAATAAGCTATAATTTATCAACTTTCGATATTATGTATATGGGTAATGATAAGGTAATGCTGAACTCTAACTATTATAGCGTTTGGGGAGAAAGTAGCCATGTAGTTGATTTGACCAACGGTAATGTGGTAAGTAAAACTGGAGAAAATAGTAAGTTGGAATTTAGAAAGATTCCTGGTGAAAATGCGGCTATTTCTATAACAACCAATCTAATGCCCGCAGGCATGGCTTATTATGAATGGGATGACGATGGAGAAATAACTATTTCTAAAAATGATTCGCAGCATGGATCTTATCCATTAAGTTCCGAAATATTCGCTATTTCAGACCTTGGAAGTTACTGCATCACACATTATAATGGTGTTATTTATGCGGCTGATGATAAGATGACTTATTTGGGAGAGCTAAAAGATTATGGTAATTTATATTATAATTATGGTTCTTATTGCATTAAGGAAGCTAAAGATGCAATATATGGTATCACGTATGGATACGAAACAGGTTATGATGATATTAAGCTGGTGAAATACTCTCTAAGTAAAATGATTCAAGAAGAGGAGTATACGATGAAAGGTAGGCCTCAATATGTTTTATCGACGAAAGACAACATCGTGATTGTGTCGTTATTTCCTGAAAATTACCGGCAGGTATTAGTTGAGTTTAAAGAAATAAAATAG